A genomic window from Dictyoglomus sp. NZ13-RE01 includes:
- a CDS encoding serine hydroxymethyltransferase (catalyzes the reaction of glycine with 5,10-methylenetetrahydrofolate to form L-serine and tetrahydrofolate) has translation MRYLPKIDLEIYNAIKKEEEREEYHLELIASENYVSPAVLEAQGSVLTNKYAEGYPGKRYYGGCAYVDEVEELARTRLKELYNAEHANVQPHSGSQANLAVYYVALNPGDVVLGMNLAHGGHLTHGSPVNISGKFFKFFFYGVDKETERINYDQVYNLAKEVKPKLIVAGASAYPRIIDFAKFAEIAESVGSLLMVDMAHIAGLVAVGLHPSPVPYAQFVTSTTHKTLRGPRGGFILCKKEYAKDIDKAVFPGIQGGPLMHVIAAKAVAFKEAQTKEFADYQKQIVLNAQALADELMNLGYRLVSGGTDNHLMLVDLRNKNLTGKVAERILEDAGITVNKNAIPFDPQPPTITSGIRLGTPALTTRGMKENEMRYIARLIHEVLSSPEDEKVRERVKNKVKELCEEFPIYKNTLERSV, from the coding sequence GTGAGATATCTTCCAAAAATAGATTTGGAAATCTATAATGCTATTAAAAAGGAGGAGGAGAGAGAGGAGTACCATTTAGAACTAATTGCCTCAGAGAATTATGTAAGCCCAGCTGTTTTAGAGGCTCAAGGCTCAGTACTAACTAACAAATATGCAGAAGGTTATCCTGGGAAAAGATATTATGGTGGATGTGCTTATGTGGATGAAGTTGAAGAATTAGCAAGAACAAGATTAAAGGAGTTATATAATGCGGAACATGCAAATGTCCAACCTCATTCTGGAAGTCAAGCGAATTTAGCAGTGTATTATGTAGCTCTTAATCCTGGAGATGTAGTTTTAGGTATGAATCTTGCCCACGGTGGGCACTTAACCCATGGAAGTCCTGTAAATATTTCTGGTAAATTTTTTAAATTCTTTTTTTATGGAGTTGATAAGGAAACAGAGAGAATAAATTACGATCAAGTATACAATTTGGCAAAAGAGGTGAAGCCAAAACTTATTGTAGCAGGTGCAAGTGCTTATCCAAGAATAATTGATTTTGCAAAATTTGCAGAGATTGCAGAAAGTGTTGGTAGTTTACTAATGGTTGATATGGCACATATTGCTGGCTTGGTAGCAGTAGGACTCCATCCTTCACCAGTTCCCTATGCTCAATTTGTAACCAGTACAACTCATAAGACTTTAAGAGGTCCGAGGGGGGGATTTATTCTATGCAAGAAGGAGTATGCAAAGGATATAGATAAGGCTGTATTTCCAGGTATTCAGGGTGGACCTCTTATGCATGTTATTGCTGCTAAGGCAGTAGCTTTTAAGGAAGCACAGACAAAAGAATTTGCAGATTATCAAAAACAAATAGTTCTAAATGCCCAAGCATTGGCGGATGAATTAATGAATTTAGGCTATAGATTGGTAAGTGGTGGTACTGATAATCATTTAATGCTTGTGGATCTGAGAAATAAGAATCTTACTGGTAAGGTTGCAGAAAGGATATTGGAAGATGCAGGAATTACTGTGAATAAAAATGCAATTCCCTTTGATCCTCAGCCTCCTACTATTACGAGTGGTATCAGACTTGGAACTCCAGCCCTGACTACAAGAGGAATGAAGGAAAATGAAATGAGATATATTGCCAGACTAATTCATGAAGTTTTA
- the rpiB gene encoding ribose 5-phosphate isomerase B: MKIAIGSDHAGYELKEELKKWLEEWNISYHDFGTYSPERADYPDYAILVAKAVAKGGFDKGILICGTGIGMSIVANKVKGIRAALCRDPYEARMSREHNDANILALGGRILGKDLAKEIVRVWLNTEFSGGRHKLRLQKISKYEEELL; this comes from the coding sequence ATGAAGATAGCAATAGGTTCAGATCATGCTGGATATGAGTTAAAAGAGGAACTTAAGAAGTGGTTGGAGGAATGGAATATTAGTTATCATGATTTTGGGACTTACTCTCCTGAGAGGGCGGATTATCCGGATTATGCAATTTTGGTTGCAAAAGCTGTTGCAAAGGGTGGTTTTGATAAAGGCATACTAATATGTGGAACAGGAATTGGTATGAGTATAGTTGCAAATAAAGTAAAGGGTATTAGAGCTGCTCTCTGTAGAGATCCTTATGAGGCAAGAATGAGTAGAGAACATAATGATGCAAATATTTTAGCTTTAGGGGGAAGAATATTAGGAAAAGATTTAGCTAAAGAAATTGTGAGGGTTTGGTTGAATACTGAATTTTCAGGTGGAAGACATAAATTAAGACTGCAAAAAATCTCAAAGTATGAGGAGGAGTTATTGTGA
- a CDS encoding threonylcarbamoyl-AMP synthase — translation MGKYFKVDPNNISMSAIDYAVKVLEKGGLVAFPTETVYGLGADAFNPSAIKKIFMVKNRPIDNPLIVHVGRKDEIYSLAEEVSEDAEKLIEKFWPGPLTLIFYKSSLVNDIITAGSEKVAIRQPSHPVALALLKAFGRPIPAPSANLSGRPSPTKAEHVLEDLGDRIDVILDGGEVVYGLESTVLDLTEEEPIILRPGACTKEDIEKVLGKKINVWRRSDKNEKVPSPGLKHRHYAPKVPLYIIDEFNDTWKNRILKWLEEGKKVGALVSEEYRSFYPNSVKLLVVGSRKNLPSIAVNLFSGMRMLEDEVDIILSESYPLEGIGLAIMDRLIRASKNLEGE, via the coding sequence ATGGGGAAGTATTTTAAAGTAGATCCTAATAATATCTCTATGTCCGCCATAGATTATGCGGTTAAGGTTTTGGAAAAGGGAGGGCTTGTAGCTTTTCCCACTGAAACAGTATATGGTTTGGGAGCAGATGCCTTTAATCCGTCCGCTATAAAAAAGATATTTATGGTAAAAAATAGACCAATAGATAATCCTTTGATTGTTCATGTGGGAAGAAAAGATGAAATATATTCTCTTGCGGAGGAAGTCTCTGAAGACGCAGAAAAGCTAATAGAAAAATTTTGGCCAGGTCCACTTACATTGATATTTTACAAATCCTCATTAGTAAACGATATTATTACGGCAGGAAGTGAAAAAGTAGCTATAAGACAGCCTTCTCATCCTGTAGCTCTTGCCCTTTTAAAAGCATTTGGTAGACCAATCCCTGCTCCTTCAGCTAATTTATCAGGAAGACCAAGCCCAACAAAAGCGGAGCATGTTTTAGAGGATTTAGGAGATAGAATAGATGTGATATTAGATGGAGGGGAGGTTGTTTATGGATTGGAATCCACAGTATTGGATCTAACAGAAGAAGAGCCTATTATTTTGCGTCCTGGTGCTTGTACAAAGGAGGATATAGAGAAAGTTTTGGGAAAAAAAATTAATGTTTGGAGAAGAAGTGATAAAAATGAGAAGGTTCCATCACCTGGATTGAAACATAGGCATTATGCTCCCAAAGTACCTTTGTACATAATTGATGAATTTAACGATACATGGAAAAATAGAATATTGAAGTGGCTTGAAGAAGGAAAAAAGGTTGGTGCATTAGTTTCAGAAGAGTATAGAAGTTTTTATCCTAATAGTGTAAAATTATTAGTAGTAGGTAGTAGGAAAAATTTGCCAAGTATTGCAGTTAATTTGTTTAGTGGAATGAGAATGTTGGAGGATGAAGTGGATATAATTTTGAGTGAATCATATCCCTTAGAAGGGATTGGTCTTGCTATAATGGACAGATTAATAAGAGCATCCAAAAATCTTGAAGGAGAATAA
- the prmC gene encoding protein-(glutamine-N5) methyltransferase, release factor-specific — protein MLPLRDALNKAKKELEKIGCSESYLEAELIIATTLGVGRVDIYKFDYLNEEQEILFYNLLKKRLQGYPIAYIMKKKYFYDLELVVDSNVLIPRPETEVLLEIAFDLIERKSINSVVEIGVGSGNIVIPLARKFPHLNIYACDISPSAIRIAKRNAEKYKVAEKINFYLGPYLYPFFLRKIDFQLIITNPPYVSAREMVFLPQEVKREPWKALYGGFDGCKFYKEIFREMKSLVGGIFLAEISEFIGKKIENLVKSYFNNFSFEIYKDYFGKDRIVKLEWGSILK, from the coding sequence TTGCTACCACTACGTGACGCTTTAAACAAGGCAAAAAAGGAATTAGAAAAAATTGGTTGTTCTGAGTCTTACTTAGAAGCAGAACTTATTATTGCTACTACTTTAGGGGTAGGTAGGGTAGATATTTATAAGTTTGATTATTTGAATGAAGAACAAGAAATTCTCTTTTATAACCTACTCAAGAAGAGACTGCAAGGATATCCAATAGCATACATAATGAAGAAAAAATATTTTTATGATCTTGAGTTGGTTGTGGATTCTAATGTGTTAATACCACGTCCTGAAACAGAAGTTTTGTTGGAAATTGCTTTTGATTTAATAGAAAGGAAAAGTATAAATTCTGTTGTTGAGATAGGAGTTGGAAGTGGAAATATAGTAATTCCTTTGGCAAGGAAGTTCCCTCATTTGAATATATATGCTTGCGATATATCGCCATCTGCAATTAGAATAGCAAAAAGAAATGCTGAAAAATACAAAGTTGCTGAAAAAATTAATTTTTACTTAGGTCCCTATCTTTATCCATTCTTTTTAAGAAAGATTGATTTTCAACTAATTATTACAAATCCTCCTTATGTAAGTGCAAGGGAAATGGTATTTCTACCCCAAGAAGTTAAAAGAGAGCCATGGAAAGCATTATATGGAGGATTTGATGGTTGCAAATTTTACAAAGAGATTTTTAGAGAGATGAAAAGTTTAGTTGGAGGTATTTTTTTGGCTGAGATATCTGAATTTATTGGAAAGAAGATAGAAAATTTAGTAAAATCCTATTTTAATAATTTTTCTTTTGAAATTTATAAAGACTATTTCGGAAAAGATAGGATAGTGAAGTTGGAATGGGGAAGTATTTTAAAGTAG
- a CDS encoding peptide chain release factor 1 encodes MLNEIFFQKLQDIENRFNELEELLASPEIVSDIQKYQNLLKERGKIEDVVNEFREYKKLLKEKEEIEALLEEEKDEELRSLAEGELEQINKRLEELEFSLKAALLPEDPNDEKNIIMEIRAGTGGEEAALFAADLFRMYVGYAQKKGWKIDIVSSNPTGLGGFKEIIFLVEGKGAYSRLKFESGVHRVQRVPVTESSGRIHTSTATVAVLPEMEEVEIYIDPKDLRIETFRSGGAGGQHVNKTESGVRITHIPTGIVVQCQDERSQHQNKEKAMRVLRSRLYEYYKQEKESEIAEKRKSQVGTGERSEKIRTYNFPQRRVTDHRINYSSFQLEEVLSGELDEFIDRLILAEKEEQIKKLLEEVATTT; translated from the coding sequence ATGCTGAATGAAATTTTCTTTCAGAAATTGCAGGATATAGAGAATAGATTTAATGAATTAGAAGAGCTCTTGGCAAGTCCTGAAATAGTGAGTGATATTCAAAAATATCAAAACTTGTTAAAAGAAAGAGGAAAAATTGAGGATGTAGTTAATGAGTTTAGGGAGTATAAAAAACTTCTTAAAGAAAAAGAGGAAATAGAGGCACTCTTAGAAGAAGAAAAGGATGAAGAATTAAGGAGTTTAGCAGAGGGAGAATTAGAACAGATTAATAAAAGATTGGAGGAGCTGGAGTTTTCTTTGAAAGCTGCCCTTCTTCCAGAAGACCCTAATGATGAGAAAAATATCATAATGGAAATTAGGGCAGGTACAGGTGGAGAGGAGGCAGCTCTTTTTGCAGCAGATCTTTTCAGAATGTATGTAGGATATGCTCAGAAAAAGGGATGGAAAATAGATATTGTTAGCTCTAATCCAACAGGACTTGGTGGTTTTAAAGAGATAATTTTCTTGGTCGAAGGAAAAGGAGCTTATAGCAGATTAAAGTTTGAGAGTGGGGTACATAGAGTTCAAAGGGTACCTGTAACAGAGTCCTCAGGAAGAATTCATACGTCTACTGCTACTGTGGCTGTACTTCCTGAAATGGAAGAAGTAGAGATTTATATAGATCCAAAAGATTTAAGAATTGAAACTTTTAGGTCTGGTGGTGCGGGCGGACAACATGTAAATAAAACAGAATCAGGAGTTAGGATTACTCATATTCCTACAGGAATAGTGGTGCAGTGTCAGGATGAAAGATCTCAGCATCAGAATAAGGAAAAGGCAATGAGAGTTCTTAGATCAAGATTATATGAATACTACAAGCAGGAGAAAGAGTCGGAGATTGCGGAAAAAAGAAAATCTCAAGTAGGTACAGGAGAGAGAAGCGAGAAAATTAGAACTTATAATTTCCCTCAAAGACGCGTTACTGATCATAGAATAAACTATTCGTCCTTTCAATTAGAAGAGGTACTTTCAGGAGAACTTGATGAATTTATTGATAGATTAATACTTGCGGAAAAAGAAGAACAGATAAAGAAACTTTTAGAAGAAGTTGCTACCACTACGTGA
- a CDS encoding thymidine kinase gives MEYINNPSGWIEVICGGMYSGKSEELIRRVRRAQIAKQKVQVFKHSLDNRYERDYVTSHTGLKIEAILVSNSSEIERLVEKDTQVVAIEEGQFFDMGLVKVCQKLADEGKRVIVAGLDQDFRGEPFGPMPYLLAVAEYVDKLHAICMKCGNLASRTQRIVNGKPAYYDDPIILVGAFETYEARCRKCHVVLRRDEK, from the coding sequence ATGGAATATATTAATAATCCCTCAGGGTGGATAGAGGTTATATGTGGTGGAATGTATAGTGGAAAGAGTGAAGAATTAATAAGAAGGGTTAGAAGAGCTCAAATTGCAAAACAAAAGGTCCAAGTATTTAAACATAGCTTAGATAACAGATATGAAAGGGATTATGTAACCTCTCATACAGGTCTAAAAATAGAGGCAATTTTGGTTTCTAATAGTTCAGAGATTGAAAGATTAGTTGAAAAGGATACACAGGTAGTTGCTATTGAGGAAGGACAATTTTTTGATATGGGGCTTGTAAAAGTTTGCCAAAAGTTGGCAGATGAGGGGAAAAGAGTAATAGTGGCAGGTTTAGATCAAGATTTTAGAGGAGAACCTTTTGGTCCTATGCCTTATCTTCTTGCGGTAGCTGAGTATGTAGATAAGCTACATGCTATTTGTATGAAATGTGGTAATCTTGCAAGTAGGACTCAAAGGATTGTAAATGGTAAACCAGCCTATTATGATGATCCTATAATCTTAGTAGGAGCCTTTGAGACTTATGAGGCTCGTTGTAGAAAATGTCATGTTGTTCTAAGAAGGGATGAAAAATGA